DNA sequence from the Carnobacterium funditum DSM 5970 genome:
CGTATAAGGGGACTGTTGGTCGCATAGCGAAAAATAATATCCACCGCCGGTTCTATACTAATGTAGTTCATCAAAAAATCACAACGGATACGACTGAATTCAAATACTTTGAGACGGATAAAAACGGTGTTATCCGTCAGGGAAAGCTCTATTTAGACCCTTTCTTAGATATGTATAATAGTGAGATCATCTCTTATCGTATTTCAAAAAGACCTACTGCATTAGCAATAATGGGGGCTCTTGAAGAGGCTATCGAAGCTACAAGTAACTGCCATTATAGACGTACCTTTCATTCTGATCAAGGTTGGGCCTATCAAATGAAAAGCTACTCCTATAAATTAAAAGAACACAAAATTTTTCAAAGTATGTCCCGTAAGGGAAACTGTCTAGATAATTCACCAATCGAGAATTTTTTTGGAATACTCAAACAAGAAATTTATTATGGCGAAGTTTACCGCAGCTTTAATGAATTAAAACAAGCAATAGAAAGTTATATCGAGTATTACAATAACGAACGGATGAAGAGTAAATTAAACTGGATGAGCCCTATTCAATTTAGAGAACAACAAACTGTACTCCTTAATGATTACTCTGCTTGAGTGTCTCTAAGGTCACAGCTAATCTCTAAACAATAAAAAAGCAGTCTTTGTTTAAACCATTTTTAGAAATAATTATAGTGTAAAGGTAAAAGAGCACAAAAAAAGGAGTAGAATTAACTACTCCGTTAAAAGTCTAACTATTTGGGGTCACTACAAAATCAGTAAAAAAGACCTTTGATAAAAGAAAGAATTCTTTACCAAAGATCTTTTAGAATACTTATTAAATTAGACTTCCATTGATGTAACTTACTGCATCTCCAACAGAAGAGATGTTTTCTGCATCATCATCAGAGATTTCTGTGCCAAAAACATCTTCTAATTCCATCACTAACTCAACAATATCAAGTGAATCTGCTCCTAAATCATCTTTAAATGTCATTTCTTCAGTAACTTTTTCTTCATCGATTCCAAATCTTTCAACGATTATTTTTTTTATTTTTTCAAACGTTTCATTTTTTGACAATCCTTACACCCCCGTTTGGCATTTCTATTATATTATTTTCCGTATCAGACATATTTATTTTACAGATAGTTAAAGATAATGTCTAGCTTTTTTATATTTTGATTTTTTTAATCCATTTTATATTTTGATCTTTTCAATCCATTTATTCTTGTTTAGCTTCGAATTGAGAAACAAGATCATCAATAACTTTTGAAGCTAACATCTCATGTATTTGCTTAATGGTAAAATAAACTGCTTCTTTTTCAGTAGAGCCATGAGTCTTAACAACAGGTGCTTTAATTCCAAATAAGACGGAACCACCGTGTTTTGAATAATCTAATACATCTTTCATTTCAGATAGGCTATCTTTCAATAAAAGACCACCTAGTTTAGCTTTAGCGCCATTATCGTATACAGCTGATTTTAATAGCTGCATCATTGACATCGCGGTCCCTTCAATCGTTTTTAAAACTGCATTTCCTGTAAAACCATCTGTGACAACAACATCAGCTACGCCATTTAAAATATCTCGGGCTTCTACATTTCCAATAAAATGAATCGTTGGTTCATCTTTTAGAAGCTTGAATGCACGTTTAGTAAGATCGTTACCTTTATTTTCTTCTGTTCCATTATTTAATAAACCGACCGTTGGTTTTTCAATCCCTTGCACAAATTTAGCATATTCACTTCCTAAAATAGCATATTGGTGAATATTTTCAGGTTTAGAATCTGCATTAGCACCAACATCCATCAGATTGAATCCTTTGCCAGATTTTGTTATAACCGGTAAAGTTACTAATAAACCTGGACGATCAATCCCTTTAATACGTCCAATGATTAACAATCCAGCCGTTAACAATGCACCGGTGTTTCCAGCTGAAAAGAGAGCATCTGCTTCTTTGTTTTTAACAGCTTGTGCCGCTAAAACCATTGAGGCATTTTTTTTACGACGGATTGATCGAATGGGATCATCCTCACTCTCTATTTTTTCATCCGTGTGAACGATTTTAATATTTGTCTCATTTGATAAGTAAGGTTTAATCGCTTCTTCATTTCCGTATAAAATAAATTCCATATCTTTAAATTCATTAGCTGCGAGTACAACACCTTCGACTATTGCTCTAGGTGCGTTATCTCCACCCATTGCATCTACTGCAATTTTCACAC
Encoded proteins:
- a CDS encoding acyl carrier protein encodes the protein MSKNETFEKIKKIIVERFGIDEEKVTEEMTFKDDLGADSLDIVELVMELEDVFGTEISDDDAENISSVGDAVSYINGSLI
- the plsX gene encoding phosphate acyltransferase PlsX; its protein translation is MKIAVDAMGGDNAPRAIVEGVVLAANEFKDMEFILYGNEEAIKPYLSNETNIKIVHTDEKIESEDDPIRSIRRKKNASMVLAAQAVKNKEADALFSAGNTGALLTAGLLIIGRIKGIDRPGLLVTLPVITKSGKGFNLMDVGANADSKPENIHQYAILGSEYAKFVQGIEKPTVGLLNNGTEENKGNDLTKRAFKLLKDEPTIHFIGNVEARDILNGVADVVVTDGFTGNAVLKTIEGTAMSMMQLLKSAVYDNGAKAKLGGLLLKDSLSEMKDVLDYSKHGGSVLFGIKAPVVKTHGSTEKEAVYFTIKQIHEMLASKVIDDLVSQFEAKQE